DNA from Agathobaculum sp. NTUH-O15-33:
CAGCACCGTCCACACCTGAGCGCGGGTGACGGGCCCATCGGGGCCAAAGGCGGTCTCGGTAACGCCCACCATCAGGCCCTTTTGGTGCACGTACTTTACCGCGTCATAGAACCAGTCGCCTACCTTCACATCCGCAAAGGGGTTTTTCCAGCCGGGCGCGGCTAGGGCCTCAAGCTCGGCCTGCGTGTAAACGCCGTCCAGCACCGCGAAGGGGGAAAGGCTATCCGTTTCTACCTTGGCAAAGCCTTCGGATACCTTCACGCCCGACAGGGTCAGCTTGCCGTCCACACAGTGGGCCACGGTCAGGGTTTGGCCGTTCCGGTCCGCTACGGGGAGGGAAACGGTGAGTTTCCCCCGGAAGCCCCGGGAGAGGGACACGTCCCAGACCCCCGGCAGATGCCCGCTGGCCTGCGCCGCGCGCAGCAGGTCGCAGCCCGCGTCCCCTGTGCCGTGGAGCTCTCCGGCCTTAACGGTCAGCGCGGCGCTTCCGTGGATTTGGGTTCCCTTTACCACAATCCCGGTGGGCTTGTCGGTCAGGGTGCGGGAGAAGTAGCTGGAGCCGCCGCCCCCGCCGCTGGAAACAGTTTCCACGGTAACGGTGCAGGCGGCTTCATAGCTCCCGTCCTCCGTGGTGGCGGTGATGGTCGCCGTGCCGCTCGAAACGGCGGTCACGTTGCCGCTACCGTCCACCGTGGCGATGTTGGTATCGCTCGATTTCCAGCTTACCGCCTTGTTGGATGCGTCAGCCGGTTCCACCGTGGCGGTAAGCGCCGCGGTCTTGGGCTCTTTGTTGGTGTAGAGCAGCAGCTCGGATGGATGCAGCGTCACGCCCGTTACCGGCGTAAGCACGGTGACGGTGCAAGCGGCCGTTTTCCTTCCTTGCCGGGAGGTGGCGGTGATGGTCGCCGTCCCTACCGCCACGGCGGTTACGCTGCCGTTCTTGTCCACCGTGGCGATATTGGTGTCGCTGCTCTCCCAAAGAAAAATAGGCACGGCGTCGTTTGGCGTGGGTGTGACGGTCAGCGTACCGCTTTCATTTGGCCGCAGTTCCAGTGTGGCCGGAAGGGAAATAGACGTAGTGGGGCTGTATTTCACCGTGTTTAAGCTCTCCCACCCGCCTTTGTCATATCCCGTTCCGCCCTTGGGGACGTAGAAAGTGATGTTTGTGTCCCCAAAAACGTCTTCCCCCAGCGTCGGCGCGGCCGTAGATTCCATGATGATCTCGTTAAGGCTCGTGCAGCCGTAAAACGCCTGCTCCTCAATTTGTTTCAGACCTTTCGGCAGCGCGTCCAGAGTAATCCCCGTGCAGCAGTTAAACGCATAACTCTCAATATAGGTCACGCCGTCCGGCAGCTCTTTCAGGGTAATCCCCGTGCAGTACTGAAACGCACGCTCCCCAATATAGGTCACGCCGTCCGGCAGCTTGGTCAGTTTTAACCCCGTGCACTTGGAAAACGCACCCGCCCCAATTTGTTTCACGTCGTCCGGCAGCGCGTCCAGAGTAATACCCGCGCAGTTCCGAAACGCAGAATCCCCAATTTTGGTCAGCTTTTTCGGCAGCGCGGTCAGTTTTAGGCCCGTGCAGCCGTTAAACGCAGAATCCCCAATTTGTTTCACGTCGTCCGGCAGCGCGTCCAGAAGAATACTCGTGCAGCCGTAAAACGCATAATCCCCAATTTTGGTCAGCTTTTTCGGCAGCGCGTCCAGTTTTAGGCCCGTGCAGTAGGAAAACGCAAAATACCCAATTTCGGTCATGCTGTCCGGGAGGGTCAGCGTTGTCAGTTTAGTCAGCAGACCCATCGAAAAATAAGTATCATTCCGTATTGCTTCAAGGTTCGTCATGCCGGACAAATCAAGGGCGGTCAGGCTGTCCCAGCCGCTATCTCTGTTGTACTGGTCTATCAGGTATTTCCAGTTCCAACGGGTGATCTCCGTCACGCTGCCGGTGAGCTTGATGGTGGTGATATTCGCTTGATTGGCTCCGCTGCTGGTAAAGGCGGCGTCAATGGCGGTTTTCATGTCGTTGTCATTGTCGCTCTTACCGCCGCTGCCGTTGTCGTTAAACTTCACGGTCAGCACTTTGTCTTGCGCGTCAAGGGGGACGGCCGGCTCGCCAATCCGCACATAAATTTCCGGCGGCTCCACCTTATCGGTCAGCACATAACCAGCCGGAAGAACCGGGGCGAAGGTATAGCCGCCCTGCTCGGCGGTGTCGTCCCACGGGCTGTCCGGCTCCCACGTCACGCCCTCGATCTGGATATGCGCCGGAACGGGTTGGGTATCGGCGGCCACGGTGTAGACCGACGCGCCCAGCGTCGCGGGCAGGGACAGGCCGTCCAGCGGCGTTCCGGCGGGAACGGTCTGATACTTCACCGCCTCGTCCAGCCCGTCAAAGGCTGTGACGGTGACCTTCCCCGTATTTTCCGGCTCCTCCGCGTAGGCCGTGGCCCCCAGTTGTCCTATGACCAGCGCGGCGGCCAGCAGCAGCGCCCCGATTCGTTTTCTTGTTCGCAACATAGACGATACCCTCCTATCGTTTTATCGGTGGACAGATTGAGGGAAGCCTTTCCTGTAGCTCCTAATGGAGCTACAGGAAAGGGGTATACCCCTTTCCTGTAGCTCCTAATGGAGCTACAGGAAAGGGGTATACCCCTTTCGGCCCAAAAATGTTTACTTGTTGTAAATCCCTTGTTTTCCAGTTACCCGGCGCTAACGAGCATGCCCCGCCTGCGCGGCCTCCTTTCCGTGGGGCTTGCTTTTCATACTTTCAGAATAGGCGAAAACGCGGCGGTTTTCAAGGGGTTGGCCTGAACTTGCAGTTTTTGGCCTGAACTTGCAAGGCCAAAGCCGGATTTTCCGAAAAAAAGGGCTTGACAGACATGGGCGGCATATGCATAGAGCGCTCTTTGGGCTTCCCCCAACGAGGGGAAGCTGGGCCGCGCGAAGCGCGGGTCTGATGGGGGGCGTAAGAACCATTGGCATTGATGGGCGCAGTAACCTTCCAATGCGCTATTCGTTACGCCCCCCATTCGTCACGCGCCTACGGCGCGCGCCACCTTCCCCTCGTGGGGGGAAGGCTAGATCGCGCGCTGCTTAAGTTTACGCATATGCCCTCGCCGGGGGAAGCCCAAATGCACGCGCTGCTTAAGTTTACGCTTATGCCTCGCGGGGGGAAGCCCAAAGGGCTGCGACGTTTCGTCGCAGTCCCATGATTTTATGTCATACTGTTCTGCGTAATGGTATAAGGTCCTACACGGCCTTTTGCGCTGTTTTTTCGCGATTGAAGCAATAAAAAATCCGTTCCATAACGGAACGGATTTTTTATACGCTTGTGTTAAGTAGGATCAACCCTGATTGATCGCGCCTACCGGGCAGGAACCCGCGCAGGAACCGCAATCGATGCACGCATCCGCGTTGATCTCGTACTTGCCGTCGCCTTCAGCGATCGCGCCGACCGGGCACTCGCCCGAGCAGGAGCCACAGCTGATGCAAGCGTCAGAAATTACATATGCCATTGGTAATTGCACCTCCCAAATGATTTACAAACTTATTGTAACACAACCGAACTAAAAAGCAAGTGGAAGAGTTGGTTAGCTTCCACTAACTTTTGCCTATATTAAAAAACGTAAAAAACATCAAAAACAATAGAATAAACGAGATATAATGAGATATCATTATATTAATGCATTCTCACCCGTTTTAATAGTCAGAAATGGTCAGAAAAAGTGCTTGCATTTTCCTCAGGCCCGTGTATAATAGAATCATAGGTCAGGAATGGTCAGATACCAGCCCGATCTTTTTGAAGGAGTGTGCTCACCATGAAAATGTCGGATCTGATCGCCGAGTTTATCGGCGAAATGCTGTCGGACGGCGGCGGCGTGGCTGAGTTACAGCGCAAAAGTCTTGCCGACCGTTTCGACTGCGTGCCCAGCCAGATCAACTACGTGATCGAAACGCGCTTCACACCGGAGCACGGCTATCTGGTTGAAAGCCAGCGGGGCGGCGGCGGTTATATCCGCATTATCCGCCTGATGAACGATAAGCAGCGCACCTTGGTGGAAGCGGCGCGCGGACTGGGCGGGCGTCTATCGCAAAACGACGCGGCCCGCATGACCCGTGCCCTCGTCAGCGCCGAGCTGCTCAGCCCGACCGAAGGACAGTTGTTGCTCTCCGCCTGTTCGGACGGCGCGCTGGCCGAAGTAGACAAGGCGGACCGCGACCGCCTGCGCGCTTCGATCTTCCGCTGCGCGATCTTGGGCATCGCCACTTAAAAATTAGTAAACAAACCACTTTTTATAGCCTATGAAGGAGGAACCTCTTATGAAATGCGAAAAATGCGGTAAGAATGAAGCAACGACCTTTTACAGCGAAAATGTGAACGGCCAGAAACGGGAAATGCACCTGTGCAGCGATTGTGCGAAGGAAATGAACCTTGGCGGCGCGTTTGAAAACGCCTTTCAGGGCTTCGGAGAGCTTTGGAGCGATCCGTTCCACTCCTTCCTTGGCAGCGGCTTCGGCAGCCTATGGCAAAACATGCTGGGCGCGCCCACAGCGGCCATGCTCGGCACCGAGCGCAAATGTAAGACCTGCGGCATGACGGAAAGCGAACTGCGGAGGACCGGCCGCGTCGGCTGTCCGGACTGCTACGGCGCCTTTGCCGACATTCTGAATCCCTATGTGCAAAAGGTACACGGCGCGAGCCAGCACATTGGCGCGGCGCCCGCCGCCGAAGAACCCAAGCAAGACCCGGTCGAAGCGCTCAAAGCGCAGCTTCAGACCGCGATCCAGAACGAAGAATATGAACAGGCCGCGCACCTGCGCGATGAGATCCGCAGATTGGAGGGCGAACAGAAATGAGCATGTTTGAAATATCCGGCGGCTTTACCGGACTGGCGGCCTCCTCCCGCGTACGGTTGGCGCGCAACCTAAAGGGCTACCCGTTTCGAGGCTTGACCGAAGCGCAGCGCGCTGAAATCGCCGACAAGGTGTTCGCCGCCCTGCAAAAACCCCCTGCCATTGCCGCGGAATTTACCAAGCAGCAGCTCGCGCCCCGTTCCGCGGAGGCCGCCGCGCTGGTAGAGACCCATTTGATATCGCCCGAACTGGCGCAAAACGGCGGCTGGCTGATTTTTTCGAGGGATAAGGGCGTTTCCATTATGATCGGCGAAGAAGACCATTTGCGTTTGCAGGTGATCGGCACGGGCCTGTGTCCCAAGGAATGCCTTGAGACCGCCGAACGCATCGCCAAGCTGATCGAAAACGAACTTCCCTTTGCGTATGACGAACGCCTCGGCTACTTGACCGCTTGCCCGACCAACGTCGGCACCGGCCTGCGCGCTTCGATCATGCTGCACCTGCCCATGCTGACCGCGACCGGCAGCATCCAGCAGCTGATCGGCTTTGCCGGCAGCCGCGGCTGCGCGGTGCGCGGCGCTTACGGCGAAGGCTCGGAAGCGGTGGGCGGCTTCTATCAAATCTCCAACCAAGTGACGCTTGGCTCCTCCGCGGCCGATTTGACCGATAAACTGATCGCCGCCGCGACCGAGGTGATCGAAGCGGAAAAGAAGGTGCGCGAACAGGTACGCGCCCAGAACGAACCCGCCCTGCGCGACCGTATTTGCCGCGCGGCAGGCGCCATGCGTTCGGCTTATTTGATGCAGACCGGCGAGGCGATTGCCTGCATATCCGATGTGCTGATCGGCCTGCAAATGGGCTACCTGACCGGCCCCGCGCCGGAAGCGCTCTACGCGCTTGAGCAAGCGATCCGTCCCGCCGTGCTCGGCGGCGCGGCGCAGGAGCGCGACCAAAAGCGCGCCGCGCTGATGCGTGAAACGGCGCAGAGCATTACCATTGTTTAAAATAAATTTTACCCCCATGAAAAGGAGTTGATTTTCATGTTTTTTCAAAACAACCGATTTACAGAGCGCGCGGCCAACGCGTTGACCCTTGCCCAAAAGGCCGCGGGCGAATTTGGACATAGCTATATTGGTTCCGAGCACCTGTTGCTTGGTCTGCTGCGCGAGGGCGGCGGTCCGGCCGCCAAGGCGTTGACCGCCTGCGGTGTGACCGAGGATAAACTGCTGAGCGAGATCGAAGCGCTCTCCGGACGCGGCACACCGGACGCCGCCGCGCCGCAGGGCATGACCCCGCGCACCAAGCGCATTATTGAGCTGGCGATCTCCTCCGCCTCGCAGATGGGCGCGGGCTATGTCGGCACGGAGCACCTGCTGCTCGGCCTGCTGCGCGAAGGACAAAACGTGGCGCTGACCGCGCTGCACAACCTCGGCGTTACCCCGAACCAGCTGGCCGCCAAGCTGTCCGACTCGTTGGGCGGCGGCGGAGAAGCGGGCGAATTCGCCGCCGCGGGCGCGCCCTCCGGCTCTTCGGGCGACGCGCTCGACCAGTTTGGCCGCGACCTGACCGCCGCCGCCAAGGAAGGCAAGCTGGACCCCGTTATCGGCCGCGCGGATGAAATCCAGCGCGTGGTGCAGATCCTTTCCCGCCGCACCAAAAACAACCCCGCGTTGATTGGCGACCCCGGCGTTGGTAAAACGGCCGTGGTGGAAGGGCTGGCGCAAAAGATCGTGGCGGGCGACGTGCCCGAAACGCTGAAAGACAAGCGCATCGTGTCGCTCGACCTGACCGGCATGATCGCGGGCACCAAATACCGCGGCGAGTTCGAGGAACGCATCAAAAAAGTTATAGAAGAACTGATTAGCAAGAAGGACACCATCCTCTTTGTAGATGAGATGCACATGCTGATGGGCGCGGGCGCTGCCGAAGGCGCGGCGGACGCGGCCAATATCCTAAAGCCCGCGCTGTCTCGCGGCGAGGTGCAGGTTATCGGCGCGACCACGCTGGACGAATACCGCAAGCACATCGAGAAGGACGCCGCTTTGGAACGCCGCTTCCAGCCCGTGCAGGTGAACGAGCCCACGCCCGAGGACGCGGTCTCTATCCTGCAAGGTCTGCGCGACCGGTACGAAGCGCACCATCGCATTAAAATTCCGGATGAAGCGATTGAAGCCGCCGTCAAGCTCTCGGTCCGCTATGTGTCGGGCCGCCAGTTGCCTGACAAGGCCATCGACGTGATTGACGAAGCCTGCTCCCGCGTGCGCCTGTCCGCGCTGACCGCGCCGCCCGATCTGGAAGGAGCTGGAGGACGAGATCGCCTCCATCACCGCCCGCAAGGAAGAAGCGGTAAAGGGTCAAGATTATGAGACCGCCGCCCGCCTGCGCGACGAGGAAAAACAGAAACACGACGCGCTGGAAGCCCGCAAGCAGGAATGGACGGATAACCAAACCAAATCCCACGGCTCAGTCACCGAGGCCGATATCGCGGCCGTGATCGCGGGCTGGACTGGCATCCCCGTTTCCCGCCTGACCGAGGACGAGGGCGAACGCCTGCTGCATCTGGAGGATACGCTGCATGAGCGCGTGATCGGCCAGAACGAAGCCGTTACCGCCGTATCCAAGGCCATTCGCCGCGGTCGTGTCGGCCTGCGCGATCCTAAGCGGCCGATCGGCTCCTTCCTGTTCCTTGGCCCTACCGGCGTGGGCAAGACCGAGCTGTCCAAGGCGCTTGCCGAAGCAATGTTCGGCGATGAAAGCGCGATGATCCGCGTCGACATGTCCGAGTATATGGAAAAGCACGCGGTTTCCCGCATGATCGGCTCGCCTCCGGGCTACGTCGGCTATGACGAGGGCGGCCAGCTCTCGGAAAAGGTGCGCCGCCACCCCTATTCGGTCATTCTGTTTGACGAGATCGAAAAGGCGCATCCCGATGTGTTCAACATTCTGCTGCAAATTCTGGAAGACGGCGTGCTGACCGACGGCCAAGGCCGCCATGTGGATTTCAAGAACACCATTATCATCATGACCTCCAACATCGGCGCGCAAAAGATCACCGGCCAGAACCGCAAGGCGCTGGGCTTCCAGACCGGCGGCGACGAAGCCGCGCAGACCTTTGAAAAGATCAAGGAAGACGTGCTCGCCGAGCTCAAAACCACGGTGCGGCCCGAATTCTTAAACCGCATTGATGATATCATCGTTTTCAACCGTCTGAGCGAGGACGAAATCGCGGAAATCGCGGACGGCATGCTCCGTCAGGTAGCCGACCGTATGCGCGATATGGAGATCACGCTTACTTGGACCGAAGGGGCGAAAAAGCACCTTGCAAAGGCCGGCTTCGATCCCATCTATGGCGCGCGCCCGCTGCGCCGCGCCGTGACCAGCGAGGTGGAGGACCTTGTAGCCGAAACCATGCTGCGGGGCGAGATCACAGCCGGTTCCCGCGTCACGCTGGACGTGCAGGACGATAAACTCACCCTGCGCCCCGCGGAAACGCCGGTCGAAGCGTAAAACCGATACAAAAAGACGCACCGCCAGCAAGGCGGTGCGTCTTTTTCTGCGTGTATTTGTGCTTATGCATTGATCGGCGCAATGGAGAACTTGGCTTCTTTCTGTTTCACTGCCGAAGCGTCATTGATCGTGAGCGTCACGTCAAAAGCCTTACCCTTCCATTCGATATCGACCACTGCTGTCAGTCCGCTCGTATAGGTACGGGAGCCGACGAGAGCGTGTGAACCGATCATCAGATGGCCCTCATCATCATCTATGCCGTTTGTAATCGAAACGCCTTTGCCATAGGTCTGGCTGGTAAACGGCGGATTGGACGCATCCGTTTCCGGCAGATCGGTCGCATAGCGCAGCTCGTCCGCGATCGCCTCCGTCAAGGTGGATGCAAGCACGGCGGCTTCGGAAAAGGTGGTTGATTGGCGGTACACACGGGTAGCCGCGCTGGTGCCCGCGCCAATGGCCGTGCCGAGCAAGGCCAACACCGCCATCGCGGCAAGCAGCTCGGTAAGCGTCATACCCGCCCGCGAGCGGAGCTTGCGTTTGAGGGTTTTCATGGTGTGACGCCCCCTCCCGCGCTGCGGTAGGCGCGCAGCTTTTCCTGCTCCGTCCAATAGATTTTTACGCCGGTATCCGTACCAACCGTGACCGTTCCGTGCGTTGCGCCATCATTCTTTTCCACGGTTTCCAGCGCCGCATAATAGGTTTGATCGATCTCCGCGGCCTTGCTATTGAGCTTGGACGCGGACATGATCATCGCCGCGAACGCCGCAGAAGCCAGCGAAACAACAAGGATTGCTGCAATGGTCTCGACCAGCGTTTCGCCCTTTTGACTTTTTAATTTACGAAACAATCGGCGCGCCCCCCTTCGTGACGGTGCCGGTTTGCCAAGTTACATCTGTTTTCCAATACTCTATTTGCGTCGAGTGGTGATGGGTTATCGTTTGCGTCTGCCCGTCCACAGTTTTTGTAGATTGCGTAGTCCATCGTACGGTACGCTCACCGCTATCGGGATTTACCTTTGCTGGAACCGTTAGCGTCATAGGGCTATGATATTTCTCATCTTTTTCGGTATCAAGTTGTATTGTCAGCACATAATTCTTATCTATTTCCCAAGATACTGTTACTTTTTTCAGGTCTTCTCCGGCATCCACGG
Protein-coding regions in this window:
- a CDS encoding CtsR family transcriptional regulator produces the protein MKMSDLIAEFIGEMLSDGGGVAELQRKSLADRFDCVPSQINYVIETRFTPEHGYLVESQRGGGGYIRIIRLMNDKQRTLVEAARGLGGRLSQNDAARMTRALVSAELLSPTEGQLLLSACSDGALAEVDKADRDRLRASIFRCAILGIAT
- a CDS encoding DUF362 domain-containing protein encodes the protein MAYVISDACISCGSCSGECPVGAIAEGDGKYEINADACIDCGSCAGSCPVGAINQG
- a CDS encoding prepilin-type N-terminal cleavage/methylation domain-containing protein; translated protein: MKTLKRKLRSRAGMTLTELLAAMAVLALLGTAIGAGTSAATRVYRQSTTFSEAAVLASTLTEAIADELRYATDLPETDASNPPFTSQTYGKGVSITNGIDDDEGHLMIGSHALVGSRTYTSGLTAVVDIEWKGKAFDVTLTINDASAVKQKEAKFSIAPINA
- a CDS encoding leucine-rich repeat protein, giving the protein MLRTRKRIGALLLAAALVIGQLGATAYAEEPENTGKVTVTAFDGLDEAVKYQTVPAGTPLDGLSLPATLGASVYTVAADTQPVPAHIQIEGVTWEPDSPWDDTAEQGGYTFAPVLPAGYVLTDKVEPPEIYVRIGEPAVPLDAQDKVLTVKFNDNGSGGKSDNDNDMKTAIDAAFTSSGANQANITTIKLTGSVTEITRWNWKYLIDQYNRDSGWDSLTALDLSGMTNLEAIRNDTYFSMGLLTKLTTLTLPDSMTEIGYFAFSYCTGLKLDALPKKLTKIGDYAFYGCTSILLDALPDDVKQIGDSAFNGCTGLKLTALPKKLTKIGDSAFRNCAGITLDALPDDVKQIGAGAFSKCTGLKLTKLPDGVTYIGERAFQYCTGITLKELPDGVTYIESYAFNCCTGITLDALPKGLKQIEEQAFYGCTSLNEIIMESTAAPTLGEDVFGDTNITFYVPKGGTGYDKGGWESLNTVKYSPTTSISLPATLELRPNESGTLTVTPTPNDAVPIFLWESSDTNIATVDKNGSVTAVAVGTATITATSRQGRKTAACTVTVLTPVTGVTLHPSELLLYTNKEPKTAALTATVEPADASNKAVSWKSSDTNIATVDGSGNVTAVSSGTATITATTEDGSYEAACTVTVETVSSGGGGGSSYFSRTLTDKPTGIVVKGTQIHGSAALTVKAGELHGTGDAGCDLLRAAQASGHLPGVWDVSLSRGFRGKLTVSLPVADRNGQTLTVAHCVDGKLTLSGVKVSEGFAKVETDSLSPFAVLDGVYTQAELEALAAPGWKNPFADVKVGDWFYDAVKYVHQKGLMVGVTETAFGPDGPVTRAQVWTVLARLDGADTSGGAPWYAPAQTWAVKKGVSDGTDPDGPVTREQLVTMLYRYAQNAGMDVSVGGDTNILSYSDALDVAEWAVPAFQWACGSGIISGTGGATLSPRTGATRAQLAAILQRYSGGTV
- a CDS encoding type IV pilus modification PilV family protein, which codes for MFRKLKSQKGETLVETIAAILVVSLASAAFAAMIMSASKLNSKAAEIDQTYYAALETVEKNDGATHGTVTVGTDTGVKIYWTEQEKLRAYRSAGGGVTP
- a CDS encoding UvrB/UvrC motif-containing protein, with amino-acid sequence MKCEKCGKNEATTFYSENVNGQKREMHLCSDCAKEMNLGGAFENAFQGFGELWSDPFHSFLGSGFGSLWQNMLGAPTAAMLGTERKCKTCGMTESELRRTGRVGCPDCYGAFADILNPYVQKVHGASQHIGAAPAAEEPKQDPVEALKAQLQTAIQNEEYEQAAHLRDEIRRLEGEQK
- a CDS encoding ATP--guanido phosphotransferase, which produces MSMFEISGGFTGLAASSRVRLARNLKGYPFRGLTEAQRAEIADKVFAALQKPPAIAAEFTKQQLAPRSAEAAALVETHLISPELAQNGGWLIFSRDKGVSIMIGEEDHLRLQVIGTGLCPKECLETAERIAKLIENELPFAYDERLGYLTACPTNVGTGLRASIMLHLPMLTATGSIQQLIGFAGSRGCAVRGAYGEGSEAVGGFYQISNQVTLGSSAADLTDKLIAAATEVIEAEKKVREQVRAQNEPALRDRICRAAGAMRSAYLMQTGEAIACISDVLIGLQMGYLTGPAPEALYALEQAIRPAVLGGAAQERDQKRAALMRETAQSITIV